Sequence from the Sinorhizobium meliloti genome:
TGCATCTCTTCCAGCGCCACATCCTCGATCTTCTGCGAAAGCATCCACCGATGGCCGAAAGGATCGACGACCATGGCGACGCGCTCCCCATAGCCTTGATCTGCAGCGGCACGCAATGCGACGGCCCCCGCGTCGACGGCCCGGGCAAGATCGGCATCGACCGCCAGAGTTGCGAGGTGGAAGGTTACGGGAGAGCCACCGATCGTGTCTGGGCTCAGTGCACCGAAGTCGGGATACTCGTCGGCAATCATGACGGTGCTTTCGCCGATCTTGAGTTCCGCGTGGCCGATCCGACCGTCGCGCGGGTCGGTCATCCGGAAGAGCTCCTCGGCGCCAAAGGCGCGACCGTAGAAATCAATCGCTACGCGAGCATTCTTGACGATGAAGTAGGGGGTCAGGGACGAAATCGAGGTGGACATGGACGGCCTCTTGTCGCTGGCGTATAGTTACGTTACGTTACGTTTTATAATTACATGAGTCAACAGCACATGAGCCCACCGAAACGGCGTGGAAGACCGCCAAACCAATTGGCGCAGGCGACAATCCTGAAAGCGGCGCACGACATCCTGACGGAGGACGGGTTTGGCCGTCTGACCGTCGAG
This genomic interval carries:
- a CDS encoding VOC family protein encodes the protein MSTSISSLTPYFIVKNARVAIDFYGRAFGAEELFRMTDPRDGRIGHAELKIGESTVMIADEYPDFGALSPDTIGGSPVTFHLATLAVDADLARAVDAGAVALRAAADQGYGERVAMVVDPFGHRWMLSQKIEDVALEEMQRRWNEQTGA